One window of the Desulfuromonas sp. genome contains the following:
- a CDS encoding acyl-CoA thioesterase, with the protein MMRKPYFKKTEGAPEPLRCSVERTARFEEVDALGIVWHGRYPSYFEDGRVLLGEKYGIGYLDFYRAGIVAPIKQMHVDYHRPLQFSDPFTIEAILHWSDAARLNHEFILRNAAGEITTSGYTVQLLMDTDHNVLMVPPPFHQAFRERWQAGELT; encoded by the coding sequence ATCATGAGGAAACCCTACTTCAAAAAGACAGAAGGCGCGCCGGAGCCGCTGCGCTGCTCGGTTGAACGGACCGCCCGTTTCGAGGAAGTCGATGCCCTCGGTATCGTCTGGCATGGTCGCTACCCGAGCTATTTCGAAGACGGGCGGGTCCTGCTCGGGGAAAAATACGGTATCGGCTATCTCGATTTTTATCGCGCCGGCATCGTTGCGCCGATCAAACAGATGCACGTCGACTACCACCGGCCGCTGCAGTTCAGCGATCCCTTCACCATCGAGGCGATTCTCCATTGGTCGGACGCGGCCAGGCTCAACCACGAATTTATTCTGCGCAATGCCGCCGGGGAGATTACAACCAGCGGTTACACGGTGCAGTTGCTGATGGACACCGATCATAACGTCCTGATGGTGCCACCGCCATTTCATCAGGCGTTCCGCGAACGCTGGCAGGCGGGGGAGTTAACGTGA